A section of the Streptococcus oriscaviae genome encodes:
- a CDS encoding NUDIX domain-containing protein, with the protein MTRPVGLSDKEYFERVATEAEFLDWYKQQDAPRFEKPSVTADMVVYSFVDGQIKLLLIRRAAHPCQHKLSLVGGFIGRDEDAYQTCQRQIKKEAGLDLPRHHIEQLLTISDPNRDPRGWVMTIAHLVYLPSQALDLVQAGEDGREPIVIDVDFKKAQCSYQGQLLTAEDFAFDHYEIVMTSIKRIQGRMKWNPTFLNLLQTPFTIYAATDLVNLISPDKKILHNNFLSKYGEYVEEAGVERVPKKKPKKTYRLKAKQTGN; encoded by the coding sequence ATGACTCGGCCGGTCGGTCTATCAGATAAGGAATATTTTGAGCGAGTGGCGACAGAAGCCGAGTTTTTGGATTGGTACAAACAGCAAGATGCTCCCCGTTTTGAAAAGCCTAGTGTGACAGCGGACATGGTGGTTTACAGTTTTGTCGATGGACAGATTAAGCTTCTTCTTATTCGCCGTGCAGCTCACCCTTGCCAACACAAGCTGTCCTTAGTCGGCGGCTTTATCGGGCGCGACGAAGATGCCTATCAGACCTGTCAGCGGCAAATCAAGAAGGAAGCAGGGCTGGATCTGCCTCGCCATCATATCGAGCAGCTGTTGACCATTTCGGATCCCAATCGCGATCCGCGTGGCTGGGTCATGACGATTGCCCACTTGGTCTACCTGCCTAGTCAGGCCTTGGATTTGGTGCAGGCAGGTGAAGATGGCAGAGAGCCGATTGTCATTGATGTGGACTTTAAAAAAGCTCAGTGCAGCTACCAAGGTCAGCTCCTGACGGCCGAGGATTTCGCTTTTGACCATTATGAAATTGTCATGACTTCTATCAAGCGGATTCAGGGGCGGATGAAGTGGAACCCGACCTTCCTCAATCTCCTGCAGACTCCTTTTACCATCTATGCGGCGACAGACTTGGTGAACCTCATTTCTCCGGATAAAAAAATCCTCCACAACAATTTCCTTAGTAAATATGGAGAATATGTGGAGGAGGCGGGAGTGGAGCGAGTTCCGAAGAAAAAGCCGAAAAAAACCTATCGTTTGAAAGCAAAACAGACCGGCAATTAG
- the dusB gene encoding tRNA dihydrouridine synthase DusB — protein sequence MANLNTPFMIGDVQIPNRCVLAPMAGVTNSAFRTIAKEMGAGLVVMEMISEKGLLYNNTKTLHMLHIDDNEYPMSIQLFGGDAEGLKRAADFIQTNTKADIVDINMGCPVNKVIKNEAGAKWLKDPDKIYHIIKEVTSVLDIPLTVKMRTGWNNADLAVENALAAESGGVAALAMHGRTREQMYTGTVDLDTLTKVAGSLTKIPFIANGDIRSVEDARQRIEEVGADAVMVGRTAMGNPYIFNQINHYLETGEVLPDLTFEDKLNVAYEHLSRLVNLKGESIAVREFRGLAPHYLRGTAGAAKIRGAVAKAETMAEIQELFAQAREAAQTKRVHSS from the coding sequence ATGGCTAATCTTAATACCCCTTTCATGATTGGCGATGTTCAGATCCCCAATCGCTGTGTGCTGGCCCCAATGGCTGGTGTAACCAACTCGGCCTTCCGCACCATTGCCAAAGAAATGGGCGCAGGACTGGTCGTCATGGAGATGATTTCTGAAAAAGGCTTGCTCTACAACAACACTAAAACCCTTCACATGCTCCATATCGATGACAACGAATACCCCATGTCTATCCAACTGTTCGGTGGCGATGCTGAGGGACTCAAGCGTGCCGCAGATTTCATCCAGACCAACACCAAAGCGGACATCGTAGACATCAACATGGGCTGCCCTGTCAACAAGGTCATCAAAAATGAGGCCGGTGCCAAGTGGCTCAAGGACCCAGATAAGATCTACCACATCATCAAGGAAGTGACCTCGGTCCTCGATATTCCCCTGACCGTTAAGATGCGGACAGGATGGAACAATGCCGACCTAGCGGTCGAAAATGCCCTGGCCGCAGAAAGCGGCGGTGTGGCTGCCCTAGCCATGCACGGACGTACCCGCGAACAGATGTATACAGGAACCGTTGACCTAGACACCCTCACCAAGGTGGCTGGCAGCCTGACCAAGATTCCTTTCATCGCAAACGGCGACATCCGTAGCGTAGAAGACGCTCGCCAACGCATCGAAGAAGTCGGTGCCGATGCCGTCATGGTGGGACGCACTGCCATGGGCAACCCCTACATTTTCAACCAAATTAACCACTACCTTGAAACAGGAGAAGTCCTGCCCGACTTGACCTTCGAAGACAAACTCAATGTCGCCTACGAACACTTGAGCCGACTGGTCAATCTCAAAGGCGAGTCCATCGCCGTCCGCGAATTTCGTGGTCTGGCACCTCACTACCTACGCGGTACAGCGGGAGCAGCAAAGATCCGCGGAGCCGTTGCCAAAGCTGAAACCATGGCCGAAATCCAAGAACTCTTTGCCCAAGCCCGCGAAGCTGCTCAGACAAAACGAGTTCACTCATCATAA
- the hslO gene encoding Hsp33 family molecular chaperone HslO yields MDKMIKTISESGYFRAYVLDSTQTVRTAQEKHDTMASSTVALGRTLIANQILAANEKGDTKITLKILADGAVGAVISVANTQGQVKGYIQNPDLDYKRTSTGEVIVGPLVGNGQFLVITDYGTGRPYHSMTPLISGEIGEDFAFFLTDSQQTPSAVGLNVLLDKEDKVRVAGGFLLQVLPGATEAEIARFEKRIQEMPAISSLLASENHIEALLSAIYGEDGFKRLSEEEIGFVCDCSKDRFLDALASLPKTDLEEMKEEDKGADITCQFCQTHYHFNERDLEELING; encoded by the coding sequence ATGGATAAAATGATTAAGACGATTTCAGAGAGCGGGTACTTTCGTGCCTATGTACTGGACAGCACACAGACCGTAAGGACTGCCCAGGAAAAACATGATACCATGGCTTCATCAACTGTGGCTCTCGGCCGCACCCTGATCGCCAACCAGATTTTGGCTGCCAACGAAAAGGGCGATACCAAGATTACCCTGAAAATATTAGCTGACGGAGCCGTCGGAGCTGTCATCTCAGTTGCCAATACCCAAGGTCAAGTCAAGGGCTACATTCAAAATCCTGATTTGGATTACAAACGGACTTCAACGGGTGAAGTTATCGTTGGGCCGCTAGTCGGCAACGGACAATTCCTCGTTATCACAGATTACGGAACAGGCCGCCCCTACCATTCGATGACCCCCTTGATTTCCGGAGAAATTGGCGAAGACTTTGCCTTCTTCCTAACCGATAGCCAACAGACTCCTTCAGCTGTCGGCCTTAATGTTCTCTTGGACAAGGAAGACAAGGTACGGGTCGCAGGAGGCTTCTTGTTACAGGTTCTTCCAGGTGCGACCGAGGCAGAAATTGCTCGTTTCGAGAAACGCATCCAAGAAATGCCTGCCATCTCAAGTCTGCTGGCCTCTGAAAACCACATTGAAGCTCTGCTTTCCGCCATTTATGGCGAGGACGGCTTTAAACGCCTGTCAGAAGAAGAAATCGGTTTTGTCTGCGACTGCTCCAAAGACCGCTTCCTCGACGCTCTGGCCAGCCTACCAAAAACGGATCTAGAAGAGATGAAAGAGGAAGACAAGGGGGCAGACATCACCTGCCAATTCTGCCAGACCCATTACCACTTTAACGAAAGAGATTTGGAGGAACTCATCAATGGCTAA
- the gshAB gene encoding bifunctional glutamate--cysteine ligase GshA/glutathione synthetase GshB: MKLTNLLQKAPHHLPILQANFGLERESLRINENDRIAQTPHPTSLGSRSFHPYIQTDYSEPQLELITPVAGSTKEARRMLGAITDVATRSMNKSEYLWPLSMPPQIEEEEIQIAQLDDDYEYQYRVGLGQRYGKLLQSMSGIHYNMELGKDLVQALFAQSDYEELLTFKNDLYLKLAQNFLRYRWLLTYLYGTSSLAEKGFLKEELGLVRSIRNSRYGYVNASDIQVSFDSLDQYVADLEGYVASGQLSAEKEFYSAVRLRGSKRNRDYLTQGITYLEFRCFDLNPFEPVAISQETLDTVHLFVLSLLWLDDMEQVDQTLSQASELNNRIALSHPLSALPAEADSQTILTAMKELVAHFQLDDSYKQLIHTIEQQIANPSLTLGGRLAEQVLDQSLETFGRKQGRSYREYAWTAPYALKGYENMELSTQMLLFDAIQKGLHIQILDEEDQFLKFWHGEHIEYVKNANMTSKDNYVIPLAMANKVVTKKILGQAGFPVPAGAEFSNKPDALRYYQLIRSSAIVIKPKSTNFGLGISIFQEPASLSDYEKALDLAFAEDSHVLVEEYIAGTEYRFFVLDGHCEAVLLRVAANVTGDGQSTIRELVEKKNQDPLRGRDHRSPLEIIDLGAIELLMLEQQGYTPDTILPQGVQAFLRRNSNISTGGDSIDMTDQMDKSYKQLAAQMATAMGAWACGVDLIIPDLTQPASKDQPNCTCIELNFNPAMYLHTYTYAGPGQRITPKILDKLFPEL, from the coding sequence ATGAAATTGACCAATCTACTCCAAAAAGCACCTCATCACCTCCCCATTTTGCAGGCCAACTTCGGCCTAGAAAGGGAGTCTCTTCGTATCAATGAAAATGACCGCATTGCCCAAACCCCACACCCAACTTCTCTAGGCTCACGCTCCTTTCACCCTTACATCCAAACCGATTACAGCGAGCCACAACTGGAACTCATCACCCCGGTAGCAGGCTCTACCAAGGAAGCCCGTAGAATGCTAGGAGCCATCACAGACGTGGCCACCCGTTCTATGAATAAATCTGAATACCTTTGGCCTCTTTCCATGCCTCCGCAGATTGAGGAGGAAGAGATTCAGATTGCCCAGTTGGACGATGATTACGAATACCAGTATCGCGTTGGTTTAGGGCAGCGATATGGCAAACTGCTCCAGTCAATGTCGGGCATCCACTACAACATGGAGCTAGGAAAAGACTTGGTTCAAGCTCTCTTTGCCCAAAGCGACTACGAGGAATTGCTCACCTTTAAAAACGACCTTTATCTCAAACTGGCTCAAAATTTCCTGCGTTACCGCTGGCTGTTGACCTACCTCTACGGTACCAGCTCTTTAGCGGAAAAAGGTTTCCTAAAAGAGGAGTTAGGCCTTGTCCGCTCTATCCGTAACAGCCGCTACGGTTATGTCAATGCAAGTGACATCCAAGTATCCTTTGACAGTTTGGACCAATATGTGGCCGACCTAGAAGGCTATGTCGCTAGTGGCCAGCTCTCTGCAGAAAAAGAATTCTACTCCGCTGTTCGCTTGCGTGGCAGCAAACGCAACCGCGACTACCTGACCCAAGGGATTACTTATCTGGAATTCCGCTGCTTTGACCTCAATCCCTTTGAACCAGTCGCCATCAGTCAGGAAACCTTGGATACGGTTCACCTCTTCGTCCTTAGCCTGCTCTGGCTAGATGACATGGAGCAGGTCGACCAAACCCTGAGTCAGGCTTCAGAGCTCAATAACCGGATTGCTCTCAGCCACCCTCTTTCAGCCCTGCCTGCTGAAGCCGATAGCCAGACCATTCTGACTGCTATGAAGGAGCTGGTTGCCCACTTCCAGCTGGATGACTCCTACAAGCAACTCATCCACACGATTGAACAACAAATCGCAAATCCGAGTCTGACCTTGGGCGGTCGTTTGGCAGAACAAGTCCTTGACCAATCCTTGGAAACCTTTGGACGCAAGCAAGGTCGTAGCTATCGTGAGTACGCTTGGACCGCACCATACGCCCTCAAGGGTTATGAGAACATGGAACTCTCCACCCAGATGCTTCTTTTTGACGCTATCCAAAAAGGGCTTCATATCCAGATTTTGGACGAGGAAGACCAATTTCTCAAGTTTTGGCATGGGGAGCATATCGAGTACGTCAAAAATGCCAATATGACCTCCAAAGACAACTATGTCATCCCTCTGGCCATGGCCAATAAGGTGGTCACCAAAAAGATTTTAGGACAAGCAGGTTTTCCAGTTCCTGCGGGAGCAGAATTTTCTAACAAACCCGATGCCCTGCGCTACTACCAACTGATTCGTAGCTCTGCTATTGTGATCAAACCCAAATCCACTAATTTCGGGCTTGGCATCTCCATCTTCCAAGAACCAGCCAGTCTTTCTGACTACGAAAAGGCTCTGGATTTGGCCTTTGCAGAAGACAGCCATGTTTTGGTTGAAGAATATATCGCAGGAACCGAGTACCGTTTCTTTGTGCTAGATGGTCACTGCGAGGCTGTACTGCTGCGCGTCGCAGCCAATGTCACAGGGGATGGTCAGTCTACCATCCGTGAATTGGTCGAAAAGAAAAATCAAGACCCACTGCGTGGCCGTGACCATCGTTCACCGCTTGAAATCATCGACCTAGGCGCTATCGAACTGCTGATGCTGGAACAACAGGGCTACACCCCTGACACCATCCTCCCACAAGGAGTACAGGCCTTTTTACGTCGCAATTCCAATATCTCAACCGGTGGTGATTCTATTGATATGACCGACCAGATGGACAAAAGCTACAAACAGCTGGCTGCCCAAATGGCGACTGCCATGGGAGCTTGGGCCTGCGGGGTAGATTTAATCATCCCTGATCTGACCCAACCAGCGAGCAAGGACCAGCCAAACTGCACCTGTATTGAACTCAATTTTAACCCAGCCATGTACCTGCATACATATACCTATGCCGGCCCTGGCCAACGCATCACCCCAAAAATCCTTGATAAACTCTTTCCTGAGTTATAA
- a CDS encoding adenylosuccinate synthase, with amino-acid sequence MTSVVVVGTQWGDEGKGKITDFLSANAEVIARYQGGDNAGHTIVIDGTKYKLHLIPSGIFFPEKISVIGNGVVVNPKSLVKEINYLHESGVTTDNLRISDRAHVILPYHIKLDQLQEEAKGENKIGTTNKGIGPAYMDKAARVGIRIADLLDKDIFAERLRTNLAEKNRLFEKMYESTPIEFDEIFEEYYAYGQEIKKYVTDTSVILNDALDQGKRVLFEGAQGVMLDIDQGTYPFVTSSNPVAGGVTIGSGVGPSKIDKVVGVCKAYTSRVGDGPFPTELHDEIGDRIREIGKEYGTTTGRPRRVGWFDSVVMRHSRRVSGITNLSLNSIDVLSGLETLKICVAYDLDGERIDHYPASLEQLKRCKPIYEEMPGWSEDITGVRSLDELPEAARNYVRRISELVGVRISTFSVGPGREQTNILESVWSN; translated from the coding sequence ATGACATCAGTAGTTGTTGTTGGAACCCAATGGGGAGATGAAGGAAAAGGAAAAATCACAGACTTCTTGTCAGCCAATGCCGAAGTCATTGCTCGTTACCAAGGGGGTGACAATGCCGGGCATACGATTGTAATCGACGGCACCAAGTACAAGCTGCATCTGATTCCATCAGGTATTTTCTTCCCAGAAAAAATCTCTGTTATCGGAAATGGTGTAGTTGTCAATCCAAAATCCTTGGTCAAGGAAATCAACTATCTGCATGAGTCAGGTGTGACAACAGATAATTTGCGGATTTCTGACCGCGCCCATGTTATCCTGCCTTACCATATCAAACTCGATCAGCTGCAAGAAGAAGCCAAGGGTGAAAACAAGATTGGTACAACCAACAAGGGGATTGGTCCTGCTTATATGGACAAGGCTGCCCGCGTGGGTATCCGTATTGCAGACCTCTTGGACAAGGATATTTTCGCAGAGCGCTTGCGCACCAACTTGGCTGAGAAGAATCGTCTGTTTGAAAAAATGTACGAGTCAACACCGATTGAATTTGACGAAATTTTTGAAGAATACTATGCTTACGGCCAAGAAATTAAGAAGTATGTCACAGATACCTCTGTTATCTTGAATGACGCTTTGGATCAAGGCAAGCGTGTCTTGTTTGAAGGGGCGCAAGGGGTTATGTTGGATATTGACCAAGGAACCTATCCATTTGTTACCTCATCAAACCCTGTTGCGGGTGGGGTGACAATCGGTAGTGGCGTGGGGCCAAGTAAGATTGACAAGGTTGTTGGTGTATGTAAGGCCTACACCAGTCGTGTGGGTGACGGCCCCTTCCCGACTGAATTGCACGATGAAATCGGCGACCGTATCCGTGAAATCGGTAAAGAGTACGGCACAACGACAGGCCGCCCGCGCCGTGTGGGCTGGTTTGACTCGGTTGTCATGCGCCATAGCCGCCGTGTGTCAGGTATTACCAACTTGTCGCTCAACTCGATTGACGTCCTGTCTGGTCTTGAAACCTTGAAAATCTGCGTGGCTTACGACTTGGATGGTGAGCGGATTGACCACTATCCAGCAAGTTTGGAGCAGCTCAAGCGCTGCAAGCCAATCTACGAGGAAATGCCAGGTTGGTCAGAGGACATTACAGGTGTTCGTAGCTTGGATGAATTGCCAGAAGCAGCTCGCAACTATGTCCGCCGGATCAGTGAATTGGTTGGTGTCCGTATCTCAACCTTCTCAGTTGGGCCAGGTCGTGAACAGACCAATATTCTTGAGAGCGTGTGGAGTAACTAA
- the yajC gene encoding preprotein translocase subunit YajC: MNQFLFPLLMLAMLGFMIFTQRKQQKKHQEALNQIKKGDEIVTIGGLYGIVDEINDQKVVLDVDGVYLTFERSAIRRTVTPASQPVQAEETSESAIISED, translated from the coding sequence ATGAACCAATTTTTATTCCCGCTCTTGATGCTTGCTATGCTTGGTTTTATGATTTTCACGCAACGCAAACAGCAGAAAAAACACCAAGAGGCTCTCAACCAAATCAAAAAAGGTGATGAGATTGTTACAATCGGTGGCCTTTACGGTATCGTGGATGAAATCAATGACCAAAAGGTTGTTCTGGATGTGGACGGTGTTTACTTGACATTTGAACGCTCTGCAATCCGAAGAACGGTCACACCAGCAAGCCAGCCTGTTCAAGCTGAAGAAACTTCTGAGTCAGCGATTATTTCAGAAGACTAA
- a CDS encoding isoprenyl transferase — translation MFTFGFKKKETIKTAVEVPKHIAIIMDGNGRWAKKRMQPRIMGHKAGMDALQKVTKTASALGVKVLTVYAFSTENWSRPEKEVAFIMNLPVEFYDKYVPDLHANNVKIQMIGDHSRLPEATKAALYKAEQKTKNNTGLILNFALNYGGRAEVTSAVKAIAQDVLDGKLNPGDIDEKLIGDHLYTNSLPASFRDPDLVIRTSGELRLSNFLPWQTAYSELYFTDVAWPDFDGEALQLAIKEYNRRHRRFGGV, via the coding sequence ATGTTTACCTTTGGTTTTAAGAAAAAAGAAACGATAAAGACGGCAGTTGAGGTTCCCAAGCATATTGCCATCATTATGGATGGAAATGGTCGTTGGGCCAAGAAACGGATGCAGCCACGGATTATGGGGCATAAGGCTGGGATGGATGCTCTGCAAAAGGTAACCAAAACCGCATCAGCTCTGGGCGTTAAGGTTTTGACAGTGTATGCTTTTTCAACCGAAAACTGGTCTCGGCCGGAGAAGGAAGTCGCCTTCATCATGAATTTGCCGGTGGAATTCTACGACAAGTATGTTCCTGACCTTCACGCTAATAATGTCAAAATTCAGATGATTGGGGACCACAGTCGTTTGCCAGAAGCGACCAAGGCTGCCCTGTATAAGGCGGAGCAAAAGACCAAGAACAATACAGGTCTGATTTTGAACTTTGCACTCAACTACGGTGGTCGGGCAGAGGTCACAAGTGCAGTCAAGGCCATTGCCCAAGATGTCTTGGATGGTAAACTCAATCCTGGAGATATTGATGAGAAGCTCATCGGCGACCATCTGTATACCAATAGCCTGCCAGCTAGTTTCAGAGATCCGGATTTGGTGATTCGGACCAGTGGGGAATTGCGTCTCAGCAATTTTTTGCCGTGGCAGACTGCGTACAGCGAACTCTATTTTACCGATGTGGCCTGGCCAGATTTTGATGGAGAGGCCCTGCAGCTAGCGATTAAAGAATACAACAGACGCCACAGACGTTTCGGCGGTGTCTAA
- a CDS encoding phosphatidate cytidylyltransferase, with translation MRRDLRKRVVFGVLAFAIFMPFVWTGGVAFQIFVGLLAMLSTAELIKMHRLSPSSIEGILAMLGSLVLTLPLENYLPFLPTDGNYTAYALIVFLLLGSTVFNLRTYSYSEAVFPIASSFYVGIGFHSLILARMDSLNKVLFALFIVWATDIGAYMIGSRIGRHKLMPLVSPNKSVEGFWGGIVIAVIVAALFVFFDKTVAAGYSLPVLLGLVAVFSAFAQFGDLVESAIKRRFGVKDSGKLIPGHGGILDRFDSMIFVFPIMHLFGLF, from the coding sequence ATGAGGAGAGATTTACGGAAACGAGTGGTATTTGGCGTTTTAGCCTTTGCCATCTTCATGCCATTTGTATGGACAGGAGGCGTTGCCTTTCAAATTTTCGTCGGGCTACTCGCCATGCTATCAACGGCTGAATTGATTAAGATGCACCGTTTGTCGCCAAGTTCGATTGAGGGAATCTTGGCCATGCTGGGGAGCTTGGTCTTGACCCTGCCCTTGGAAAATTACTTGCCCTTTTTGCCGACGGATGGCAATTACACGGCTTACGCCTTGATTGTCTTTTTGCTTTTGGGGTCAACGGTCTTTAATCTAAGGACCTATTCTTATTCGGAAGCGGTGTTTCCGATTGCCTCTAGTTTTTATGTCGGCATTGGCTTTCACAGCTTGATTTTGGCACGAATGGACAGTTTGAATAAGGTGCTGTTTGCCCTTTTCATCGTCTGGGCGACAGATATTGGAGCCTATATGATTGGCAGCCGGATTGGACGACACAAGTTGATGCCGCTGGTTTCTCCTAATAAGTCAGTAGAAGGCTTCTGGGGAGGGATTGTGATTGCAGTGATTGTGGCTGCGCTATTCGTCTTTTTTGATAAAACGGTAGCCGCAGGCTACTCATTGCCGGTTCTCTTGGGCTTGGTAGCGGTCTTTTCTGCCTTTGCCCAGTTTGGAGATTTGGTAGAAAGTGCCATTAAACGTAGGTTTGGTGTCAAGGATTCTGGGAAATTGATTCCTGGTCATGGTGGAATCTTGGATCGGTTTGATTCGATGATTTTTGTCTTTCCCATCATGCACCTCTTTGGCCTTTTCTAA
- the rseP gene encoding RIP metalloprotease RseP translates to MQGILTFIFIFGVIVVVHEFGHFYFAKKAGILVREFAIGMGPKIFAHIGKDGTAYTIRILPLGGYVRMAGWGEDKTEIKTGTPLSLTLNEEGVVTRVNLSDKQLDSASLPMNVTSFDFEDKLEITGLVLDETKTFKVDHDATIVEEDGTEVRIAPLDVQYQNASIWGRLMTNFAGPLNNFILGILAFIILVFLQGGVANVDTNVVTITPGGALEAAGLVTGDQILSIDGQKTDSYTEIAQIISDVSQDATSAPTVEVVAQHDGQEKTVRVQLKETDGNYYLGVSPSLKTGFLDKIWGGIVRAGETALLIVTALRNLIANFDIQQLGGPVAIYKVSAQAAENGILSVIYLLAMLSINLGIFNLIPIPALDGGKILINMIEAVRRKPLKQETESYITLAGVAIVVLLMIVVTWNDIMRVFF, encoded by the coding sequence ATGCAAGGAATTTTAACCTTTATTTTCATTTTCGGTGTTATCGTAGTGGTTCATGAATTTGGGCACTTCTATTTCGCCAAAAAGGCGGGGATTTTGGTCCGTGAGTTTGCAATCGGTATGGGGCCGAAGATTTTCGCCCATATTGGCAAGGACGGAACTGCTTATACCATCCGCATCCTGCCCTTGGGTGGCTATGTTCGCATGGCAGGTTGGGGCGAAGATAAGACGGAGATTAAGACGGGAACCCCTTTGTCCCTAACCTTGAACGAGGAGGGTGTCGTTACCCGGGTCAATCTGTCTGACAAGCAGCTGGATTCGGCCAGTCTGCCTATGAATGTGACCAGTTTTGATTTTGAGGATAAACTGGAAATCACTGGTCTGGTTTTGGACGAAACAAAGACCTTTAAAGTAGACCATGATGCGACGATTGTGGAAGAGGACGGAACGGAAGTTCGGATTGCGCCTTTAGACGTTCAGTACCAGAATGCTTCCATTTGGGGTCGCTTGATGACCAACTTTGCTGGCCCTCTCAATAACTTTATTTTGGGGATTCTTGCCTTCATCATCCTAGTGTTTCTGCAGGGGGGTGTTGCCAATGTTGATACGAATGTGGTAACCATTACACCAGGTGGAGCCCTTGAAGCGGCAGGTTTGGTGACGGGAGATCAGATTCTCTCTATTGACGGTCAAAAAACGGATTCTTACACGGAGATTGCTCAAATTATATCCGATGTCAGTCAGGACGCTACCAGTGCCCCGACTGTGGAAGTTGTGGCTCAACATGATGGTCAGGAGAAGACGGTGCGGGTGCAGTTGAAGGAAACGGACGGCAACTACTATTTGGGTGTATCTCCTAGTTTGAAGACGGGCTTCTTAGATAAGATTTGGGGCGGGATTGTCCGCGCCGGTGAAACAGCCCTCTTAATCGTGACAGCCCTGCGTAACCTCATTGCCAATTTTGATATCCAACAGTTGGGTGGGCCGGTAGCCATTTACAAGGTTAGTGCCCAAGCAGCAGAGAACGGTATCTTGTCTGTTATCTATCTTTTGGCCATGCTGTCCATTAACTTGGGTATTTTTAACTTGATTCCGATTCCGGCCTTGGACGGTGGAAAGATTTTAATCAATATGATTGAAGCTGTCCGCCGCAAGCCGCTCAAACAGGAAACAGAATCCTACATCACCTTGGCCGGCGTAGCCATCGTGGTTTTGCTCATGATCGTTGTCACTTGGAACGATATTATGCGCGTGTTTTTCTAA